The following are encoded together in the Citrus sinensis cultivar Valencia sweet orange chromosome 1, DVS_A1.0, whole genome shotgun sequence genome:
- the LOC102608378 gene encoding uncharacterized protein LOC102608378 isoform X2: MPVNIGATLNHISRESSDIRRLADFYKEIFGFEEIEAPNFGEFKVIWLNLPGAFALHLIERNPGTKLPEGPYSTTSPTADPSHLPRGHHICFTVSDFDSFLQTLKEKGIQTFQRSLPDGKVKQVFFFDPDGNGLEVASRRDE; the protein is encoded by the exons ATGCCGGTGAACATAGGCGCGACTCTCAACCACATCTCTAGAGAATCCTCAGACATAAGGCGCCTCGCGGACTTTTACAAAGAG ATATTTGGCTTTGAGGAAATCGAAGCCCCGAATTTCGGAGAGTTTAAGGTCATATGGCTGAATTTGCCTGGAGCGTTTGCTCTTCACCTCATCGAAAGAAATCCCGGCACGAAGCTTCCGGAAGGCCCGTACAGCACCACGTCACCCACTGCCGACCCTAGCCATCTCCCCCGCGGTCACCATATTTGCTTCACCGTCTCCGATTTTGACTCCTTTCTGCAAACTCTCAag gAGAAGGGAATCCAGACTTTCCAGAGGTCCCTACCGGATGGGAAGGTCAAGCAAGTCTTCTTCTTTGATCCAGATG GTAATggtttggaagttgcaagtcGCCGTGATGAATAA
- the LOC102607787 gene encoding late embryogenesis abundant protein D-34-like, with product MSQAQPRRPGADDQQQQPIKYGDFFNVSGDLAQKPIAPEDAAMMQTAEATIMGQTQKGGPAAAMQSAAARNEGAGFVGHRDVTDVAGDQGVTVTETDVPGRRIITESVGGQVVGRHEEPTPVSLAPTTGRVEQGAITIGEALETTAQTAGDKPVDQSDAAAIQAAEVRATGSTVTTPGLAASAQSAAAHNETVDRDEDKIKLNQVLAGATAKLAADKAVTRQDAEGIASAEQRNNPNADSHPGGVAASVAAAARLNENVNG from the exons ATGAGCCAAGCACAGCCGAGGAGGCCAGGAGCCGATGATCAACAGCAACAACCAATCAAATACGGTGACTTCTTCAATGTCTCAGGGGATCTTGCTCAGAAGCCAATTGCGCCCGAAGATGCTGCCATGATGCAAACAGCTGAAGCCACCATCATGGGACAGACACAAAAAGGCGGACCTGCTGCTGCCATGCAGTCTGCAGCTGCCCGGAATGAGGGAGCGGGTTTTGTCGGCCACCGTGACGTCACTGATGTCGCTGGTGACCAAGGCGTCACTGTCACTGAAACGGACGTCCCCGGGAGGCGCATCATCACTGAATCAGTCGGCGGCCAg GTTGTTGGGCGACATGAGGAACCTACGCCGGTGTCTCTAGCACCGACAACTGGGAGAGTGGAACAAGGCGCCATTACTATTGGAGAGGCACTTGAAACAACTGCACAGACAGCAGGCGATAAACCGGTGGATCAAAGCGACGCCGCTGCAATTCAAGCGGCGGAAGTGAGAGCCACTGGAAGCACCGTCACTACCCCAGGTCTCGCGGCTTCAGCTCAATCTGCCGCAGCTCATAATGAAACAGTGGACCGTGATGAAGACAAAATTAAGCTCAATCAAGTTTTGGCG GGTGCAACTGCCAAGCTGGCCGCAGATAAGGCAGTGACTCGACAGGATGCTGAAGGGATAGCGAGTGCGGAGCAAAGGAATAACCCGAATGCGGATTCGCATCCTGGTGGAGTAGCGGCATCTGTGGCTGCAGCTGCTAGACTCAATGAGAACGTCAACGGATGA
- the LOC127902320 gene encoding zinc finger BED domain-containing protein RICESLEEPER 2-like: MHLRCSTHILNLIVAEGLKEYHQSISKIRNVVRFIRSSPSRTQKFKAYAEREKISSNKLLCLDVVTRWNSTFFMLEAAEKYEKVFDRLELHDAQYIHEFCLSESKTCPSSIDWEYARYFIKFLKVFHDATLTFSGSLYVTSNNFLRQLCLIHTQLQAWRDSKDLFLKIMAENMKKKYDKYWGNYETINPYLFVSILLEPRHKERFLRYCFVVLFGEFKVNELVVKVRNYLHSLYEEYKLLYGNDVEVTDVVNDEKDLEVDIEVDARQVFDSGYMRILKDNTFVECKTEVDLYLLESCENPENESFDVLD; encoded by the coding sequence ATGCATTTGAGGTGTAGTacacatatattaaatctCATTGTTGCAGAGGGGTTAAAAGAGTATCATCAGTCGATTTCTAAAATTCGCAATGTTGTAAGATTTATTAGATCTTCACCTTCTAGGACACAAAAGTTTAAGGCATATGCAGAGCGAGagaaaatttcttcaaataagttgTTGTGTCTAGATGTCGTAACTAGATGGAATTCCACTTTTTTTATGTTAGAGGCTGCTGAAAAGTATGAAAAAGTATTTGATCGGTTAGAGCTTCATGATGCACAATACATTCATGAGTTTTGTTTGAGCGAGTCAAAAACGTGTCCTTCGTCAATTGATTGGGAATATGCTcgttatttcattaaattcttgAAGGTTTTTCATGATGCCACTTTGACATTTTCGGGTTCTTTATATGTGACatccaataattttttgcGCCAATTATGTTTGATTCATACACAATTGCAAGCTTGGAGGGATAGTaaggatttatttttgaagataatggctgaaaatatgaaaaagaagtATGATAAGTATTGGGGAAATTATGAAACAATCAAcccttatttgtttgtttctattttgctTGAGCCTCGACATAAAGAACGGTTTTTGAGATATTGTTTTGTAGTGTTGTTTGGtgaatttaaagttaatgaattGGTTGTTAAAGTGCGGAATTATTTACATAGTTTATATGAGGAATACAAATTGCTTTATGGTAATGATGTGGAAGTAACGGATGTTGTCAATGATGAAAAAGATTTAGAGGTTGATATTGAGGTTGATGCTAGGCAAGTGTTTGATTCAGGTTATATGAGGATTTTAAAAGACAACACTTTTGTAGAGTGCAAAACAGAAGTGGATCTTTACTTGTTAGAATCATGTGAGAACCCAGAAAATGAGAGTTTTGATGTTTTGGATTGA
- the LOC102608083 gene encoding late embryogenesis abundant protein D-34-like isoform X1 — MSQEEPRRPREGQEPRGPIKYDDVFNVSGGLASKAVAPQDAAMMQSAETAAFGSTQPGGQAEVMRSAARINERAGLVSRGDAAADQGVTITGTEIPAGRIITESLDGQVPTSLSLHTIHVVGQYVQVAAEATTQQGAITVGQALEATMQTIGDKPVELSDAAAIREAEMRATGSNILTQGGYAASAQSAAAYNTGMIGDEDKIKLRDVLAGASAALPAKVVTRQDAEAVVNAERRNSPQLTTHPGGVAESMETAATLNENINIK; from the exons ATGAGCCAGGAAGAGCCACGAAGGCCTCGGGAAGGCCAGGAGCCGCGTGGTCCGATCAAATACGATGACGTTTTCAATGTCTCCGGTGGACTCGCTTCAAAAGCTGTTGCACCACAGGATGCTGCGATGATGCAGAGCGCTGAAACGGCGGCGTTTGGAAGCACACAGCCAGGCGGACAAGCCGAAGTCATGCGATCCGCTGCAAGAATAAACGAGCGTGCTGGTCTTGTCAGCCGTGGAGATGCCGCCGCTGATCAGGGCGTCACTATCACTGGAACTGAAATCCCTGCTGGCCGCATAATCACTGAATCACTTGACGGACAGGTCCCCACTTCTCTTTCGCTTCACACAATCCAT GTTGTTGGGCAATACGTCCAAGTTGCAGCAGAGGCAACGACCCAACAAGGTGCGATTACGGTGGGACAAGCCCTTGAAGCTACAATGCAAACAATCGGGGACAAGCCAGTGGAATTAAGCGACGCTGCCGCAATCAGAGAAGCGGAAATGAGAGCGACTGGTAGTAACATTCTAACCCAAGGCGGTTACGCAGCTTCAGCTCAGTCTGCGGCCGCCTACAACACTGGAATGATCGGCGATGAAGACAAGATAAAGCTTAGAGATGTTCTGGCG GGCGCAAGTGCAGCTTTGCCAGCGAAGGTGGTGACGCGACAGGATGCTGAGGCGGTGGTGAACGCAGAGCGGAGGAATAGCCCGCAGTTGACGACACATCCCGGAGGAGTGGCGGAGTCTATGGAAACTGCTGCTACGCTGAATGAGaatattaacataaaataa
- the LOC102608083 gene encoding late embryogenesis abundant protein D-34-like isoform X2 translates to MSQEEPRRPREGQEPRGPIKYDDVFNVSGGLASKAVAPQDAAMMQSAETAAFGSTQPGGQAEVMRSAARINERAGLVSRGDAAADQGVTITGTEIPAGRIITESLDGQVVGQYVQVAAEATTQQGAITVGQALEATMQTIGDKPVELSDAAAIREAEMRATGSNILTQGGYAASAQSAAAYNTGMIGDEDKIKLRDVLAGASAALPAKVVTRQDAEAVVNAERRNSPQLTTHPGGVAESMETAATLNENINIK, encoded by the exons ATGAGCCAGGAAGAGCCACGAAGGCCTCGGGAAGGCCAGGAGCCGCGTGGTCCGATCAAATACGATGACGTTTTCAATGTCTCCGGTGGACTCGCTTCAAAAGCTGTTGCACCACAGGATGCTGCGATGATGCAGAGCGCTGAAACGGCGGCGTTTGGAAGCACACAGCCAGGCGGACAAGCCGAAGTCATGCGATCCGCTGCAAGAATAAACGAGCGTGCTGGTCTTGTCAGCCGTGGAGATGCCGCCGCTGATCAGGGCGTCACTATCACTGGAACTGAAATCCCTGCTGGCCGCATAATCACTGAATCACTTGACGGACAG GTTGTTGGGCAATACGTCCAAGTTGCAGCAGAGGCAACGACCCAACAAGGTGCGATTACGGTGGGACAAGCCCTTGAAGCTACAATGCAAACAATCGGGGACAAGCCAGTGGAATTAAGCGACGCTGCCGCAATCAGAGAAGCGGAAATGAGAGCGACTGGTAGTAACATTCTAACCCAAGGCGGTTACGCAGCTTCAGCTCAGTCTGCGGCCGCCTACAACACTGGAATGATCGGCGATGAAGACAAGATAAAGCTTAGAGATGTTCTGGCG GGCGCAAGTGCAGCTTTGCCAGCGAAGGTGGTGACGCGACAGGATGCTGAGGCGGTGGTGAACGCAGAGCGGAGGAATAGCCCGCAGTTGACGACACATCCCGGAGGAGTGGCGGAGTCTATGGAAACTGCTGCTACGCTGAATGAGaatattaacataaaataa
- the LOC102608378 gene encoding uncharacterized protein LOC102608378 isoform X1 — protein sequence MPVNIGATLNHISRESSDIRRLADFYKEIFGFEEIEAPNFGEFKVIWLNLPGAFALHLIERNPGTKLPEGPYSTTSPTADPSHLPRGHHICFTVSDFDSFLQTLKQKLLLPREDFLPKFTHVKHLQKWIMLSPLSSHVKLQHKPSKLKS from the exons ATGCCGGTGAACATAGGCGCGACTCTCAACCACATCTCTAGAGAATCCTCAGACATAAGGCGCCTCGCGGACTTTTACAAAGAG ATATTTGGCTTTGAGGAAATCGAAGCCCCGAATTTCGGAGAGTTTAAGGTCATATGGCTGAATTTGCCTGGAGCGTTTGCTCTTCACCTCATCGAAAGAAATCCCGGCACGAAGCTTCCGGAAGGCCCGTACAGCACCACGTCACCCACTGCCGACCCTAGCCATCTCCCCCGCGGTCACCATATTTGCTTCACCGTCTCCGATTTTGACTCCTTTCTGCAAACTCTCAag CAAAAGTTACTGTTGCCACGTGAAGACTTTTTGCCAAAGTTCACCCACGTGAAGCATCTTCAAAAGTGGATAATGCTGTCGCCACTATCTTCGCATGTGAAGCTACAGCACAAGCCATCAAAGCTAAAGTCATAA